The nucleotide sequence CGGTGATGTCATACACTATTCCTTTAGCTGACTTGTCGGCGGTGCGCTCTTGCACCTCGTTAGTTCCTAAATTGGTAATGATAAACTGCACTTTGTCGGGCATATCGTGCCCTCTGTCTTTGGTTTCATCGTTTGGAGGAGTGGGTTTAGTGTTGTCTTTACTACAACTGCCCATTGTAAAACATACTAATGCTATTAGACTAATAGCTTTTAAATAATAAGATATCTTTTTCATTTTAATAGTGTTTAAAAATTGTAATTTATTCTTAAATATACATTCCTACCCAAATCGTGGGCATAATACCTAAAACGATTGGTGTATTCCTTATATTCAGTATTAAAAAGGTTTTCGGCTGATAACCTTATGTCCAGGGTTTGGCGTTTGCCTATATCCAAAGTACCTCCTATGCTCGCCTCGAAAAGGTGATAGGCATCGGGTGTAGTAGGTACTAACTCTTGTGAGGGCTCAAAGTGTGTTTGCTTGGCTACAAAAGTATGCCCTATGCTAGCACTCATACGGCTTAATAAACTGTTGCGGTGCGTTTTGTTATATTCTAGTGACTGACTCAAACGAGGGGCAGGAATAAACGGAAAGTAACGTCCCGTTTTCACTTCGTTAGCCCATACTACTGAGGCTTTCAAATGGTAGTCTAAACTTGTAGGATTGCCTACTTGTGCTACTCTGTTTTTGTTTAACAAACGAACAGTAGCATCGAGGTCAGCGCCTCTAAAAAACGCATTGGCTTGGGTGTACTGAAAGATAGGATACACGCCTGAAAAGAGGGTTTGCACTTCGCCGGTAGGATAATCGTAAATGTAATTCTTAATATATTGGATATAAAAGTCGAGATTTACATTCCAACGTTTATTCTCATTGTTTAGCAAAAGTGAGGTAACCCACTTCACTCCTGTTTCTGATTCGAGCTTATCGTCACCTAAATCATAAGTACCTGCGCCGTGATGAAGTCCGCTACTGTACAGTTCGTTTACCTGAGGAGCACGCCACGCCACGCCTATGTTAGATTTCAGTTGTGAAACTCGTGAAATAGGCATTGTTCCTCCTAAGGTATAGGTGAAATTATGGAAGTTGTGTTCGCCTCCGTAACGCTGTGAGTACATATCGTAACCATCGGCATTGAGGTACTTATAGTCGTAACGTACACCTGCTTCTAATAACCAAGCATCTCGCTGAAAACGTTGTATTGCAAAAGCACCATAACTAAGAGAGGCATAGTTAGGGATTACAGGTACTACCCCCGTACCGGGTTGGTTGTAGTTGTCCTGCTTGTTGAAACTACCCCCTATGGTACTCTTCCATTTGCTGTAAGCGTTTTCCCAATACACATCGAGTGCGTGGGTAGTGAGCTCCATATTTAAGGCTGGGATGCGGGTTCTGTCCATTCGGCGAACACTGAACTCCTGACGAATATCTTTCTGAAAAGCGTATTGTGCGGTGAGTTTTCCTCCGAAGGGCAAGAAATAGGACGCTTTACCTTTTAGCAAGTGGTGCACTACTTTTTGCTTGGGTGCATTGATGCTATACGAAAATGGATAAGTGGTAAGCGGTCTTCCAATTTCGAACCGAGCGAGCAAATCGTCTAAATTCCCAATATGCGAACCGTAGAACACACTGCTTTCGTTCTCATACCTACTGTAAAATATTTCAGCAGTACCTTTTTCCTTCTGAACGCCTGTTGCTACTGAGAAATTGGCTTCACGAGCAGCAGTGTTATTCAGCAGGTAATTAGCTGTACTGATGTCGCCTGAACGCTTCAAAGTTCCTTGTACACGCCACGCCCAAGAAGGTAACTCGGGGACTGAACTTTCGACTTTTAACGTAGTACTCAATTTGCGTCCGTTAGAGCCAAACGAAGAAGCTAAGTTGGCGTGCAGACCGTCGCTATAGGGGAGTTTTTTTTGTTCTATGAGAATCACTCCACCTAAGGCATCAGAGCCATAACGCACCGATTCAGCACCTTTTACCACCGTTATTTGGTCGGCTACCAAAGGGTCGATTTCGGGAGCGTGGTCGGCACCCCATTGTTGTCCTTCTTGGCGTACTTCGTTGTTGAGTATCAAGATACGATTGCTGTGCAATCCGTGAATTACCGGTTTGGCAATAGTTGCGCCTGTTTGTATCATCGATACCCCCGATATAGAGGTGAGCACTTTGGCTAAATCGTCGCCTTGTTTGTCTATCAAGCTATTTCTTTTGAGCGAAATGGATATGATAGATGGGGTTAAGCCTCTCACATACTGTTGAGTTGTATGCCCTGATACGGTAGTCCCTTCGAGTACGCTCACTGCTTCTTTCATTACAATCACAAGAGGTTGTGTGTGTGGAATGATGACAGTACTTTCGTAATCGTGATAGCCTAAATAGGTTACTTTGATAGGGTAAGAGCCCTTGCTGAGTTTTTTTATCGTTACCTTCCCATCGGCATCGCTTATAAAGTGCTTTCCAACGAAATGCACTACCGCATTGCCTAAGGGTAGTTTTTGAGTGTCTTCTATTTGCAGTTGCAAGGTTTCTTGCGCATATAGCGAGAATGCACAACTGAGTAGCAGAAGACTGAATATCTTTTGCATAAAATCAATTTGGAAATTTTGGGAATTTGAAAATTAGCAAGCTGAGTAAGAAGAGGAATGACTCCTCTTTTGCTAATTTACTCATTTAGTCGTCTGCTAATTACATCGGAGGACCTCTTGAAAAGATAGTAAAGGCGTTTTGAGGAAAGCCTTTTTCGATAAAGAAGAATACTGCTGTTGTACTTTGCTCTAAGAATAGATAGATAAAAAATGAAGGAGCAAAGAATTGATGCAGTTGTACAAAAATACAATCGTGATGAGTGTCTACCGCTGAAAGGTGAGCGTTGTGATGACACTTATCGCCGGTAGCTATAGCGCATAACTCTTCCTGAGTGTGGTGATTATGAAAGAATTCACCCACCGGAAAAGCTACTTTCAGCATACAAAATAGTAGCAGAAAGGCGAAGATGCGCGTGTGTAACGATTGTCTTTTCATAGTTTTCAAGATGCAAAATTACAAAATAATTATGAATTAACAAAAAAAAATGCCAATAATACTGATAATACCAGAAATGCCAATAATGCCAATAATACCAATAATGCCAAAGTGTATACCGCAAAATGACGTATAGGAGTTTTCGGAAGATATCGGAGAAGTTCGGAAGAGAGGAGGGAGGGTTTTTGATGAAAAAAGGCTATTGGGAGGGTGGGGGTAGCTTATAGAGAGCTTATAGGAAGCTTATACGAATCTTGGACGATTGGTATAGAAAGGCTATGTAAGTGTTTGAAAGTGAGTGGTTAAAAGATGAGAAAAAGAGGTAGTTTTGAGGGAAATAAAGCGAAGTGAAACGGAAGTGAGGAGATGGTTTAGATATATGAAAACCATATTTGAACGATATGTGTGAATAATTTTGTATATTTGCCGAAAATTAGAATGTATGATAAAACTTATTGTAACGGATATTGATGGTACTTTGGTGAATAATCAGAAAGAGGTACCTGAGAGTTTTTGGGAAGTTTTTAAGGAGATACGAGCCCGTAGAATTAATTTTTGCGTGGCGAGTGGACGACAAATACAGAGTTTGCACGAGCTTTTTGCACCTATTAAAGACGAGATAGCTTTTGCTCCTGATAACGGAGCTTCGCTAATATACAAAGGGGAGACGCTTTTTGAAAACCCATTGAACCCTAATGGTATTCGCCCCATATTGGAAACTTGTGAACAGATTGGGCAAATAGGGGTAGCGCTTTGTGGGAGAGAGAATGCCTACATTAAGACGGATAGTGTTACTATTTTTGATGAAATAGCCAGACATTATCCCGCTCATACAAAGGTGATGAACTTTTCGGAAGTGAATGATGACATCTTTAAAATAACTATTTGTGATGAAGGAATTTCAAGGACCAATAGCTATCCTCTTTTGAAGAAGTATGAGAATGATTTTAATGTAGTGGTCTCAGGAGAGATATGGCTTGATATTACCCGAAGTGATGTGAATAAAGGGGTGGCGGTGAGACGTCTGCAAGAGAAATTAGGTGTCTTGCCATCGGAAACAGTGGTTTTTGGCGACCATATGAACGATGTAGAAATGATACAAACCGCTGAGATGAGTTACGCGATGAAGAATGCCCAAGAGGCTTTGAAAGCTATTGCTAATTACGTGACTGAATACGATAATAACGAGGCGGGGGTAGTGAAAACTATACAACATTTGATAAAATAAAAGAAGAATAGCAGAAAAGAAGTAGTACAAAACTCATAAAAAAATAAGGAAGGTTACCTATTGATTTTCAGTAGGTAATATTCTTTTTTAGGAGAAAACTTTAAAATTGAAGGTAAAAAAATAATACAAAAGGCATATAAGATACAATTATCTTTTATATCTTTGCACCCAGAAATTACAAAAACACTAATATATTTTATTTATGACAGCTAAGAAATTATGGATTTGGCTTGGAGCAACAGTAGCTGCTTCATTCCTTGTGCTGATTCTCTTCGGTGTAGAAATATACCGTACAGCACCTCCTTTCCCCGAAAAGATTGTAACGACCAATGGGGAAGTGCTCTATGAAGGGCAAGACATTAAAGATGGTCAGAATGTTTGGCAATCGATGGGTGGTCAAACCGTAGGTAGTATCTGGGGACACGGTGCTTATATAGCACCCGACTGGAATGCTGATTATCTACACCGCGAATCGGTATTGCTATTAGAGCTTTTTGCTCAGAAAGACGGTAAGGTGTACAAAGACCTACCTGAAGATGAGCAAGCGAAGTACCAAGTGCAGTTGCGCAAAGAGTTGCGTACGAACACCTTTAACCAAGAAACAGGTGTGATTACCTTCTCGCCAGAGCGTGCTCAGGTGGCTAAAGAGTTGGCTGCGTATTACACCAAACTCTTTATGGACGACCCTTCGCTAAGTGAAACGCGCACTCATTACGCGATTCCGAAGAATGCTATCAAAGACCCTGTGCGTATGCAACAGATGAATGCATTCTTTACGTGGACTTCTTGGGTATGTAGCACTAATCGCCCTAATAGCGATGTAACCTATACCAATAACTGGCCTTACGACCCTGTGATAGGCAATCACCCCTCGACTTCACTACAAATGTGGTCAGGATTTAGCGTACTGATGTTGCTTTTCGGAGTAGGACTCTTGGTGTATTATCATGCA is from Capnocytophaga ochracea DSM 7271 and encodes:
- a CDS encoding HAD family hydrolase, translating into MIKLIVTDIDGTLVNNQKEVPESFWEVFKEIRARRINFCVASGRQIQSLHELFAPIKDEIAFAPDNGASLIYKGETLFENPLNPNGIRPILETCEQIGQIGVALCGRENAYIKTDSVTIFDEIARHYPAHTKVMNFSEVNDDIFKITICDEGISRTNSYPLLKKYENDFNVVVSGEIWLDITRSDVNKGVAVRRLQEKLGVLPSETVVFGDHMNDVEMIQTAEMSYAMKNAQEALKAIANYVTEYDNNEAGVVKTIQHLIK
- a CDS encoding TonB-dependent receptor: MQKIFSLLLLSCAFSLYAQETLQLQIEDTQKLPLGNAVVHFVGKHFISDADGKVTIKKLSKGSYPIKVTYLGYHDYESTVIIPHTQPLVIVMKEAVSVLEGTTVSGHTTQQYVRGLTPSIISISLKRNSLIDKQGDDLAKVLTSISGVSMIQTGATIAKPVIHGLHSNRILILNNEVRQEGQQWGADHAPEIDPLVADQITVVKGAESVRYGSDALGGVILIEQKKLPYSDGLHANLASSFGSNGRKLSTTLKVESSVPELPSWAWRVQGTLKRSGDISTANYLLNNTAAREANFSVATGVQKEKGTAEIFYSRYENESSVFYGSHIGNLDDLLARFEIGRPLTTYPFSYSINAPKQKVVHHLLKGKASYFLPFGGKLTAQYAFQKDIRQEFSVRRMDRTRIPALNMELTTHALDVYWENAYSKWKSTIGGSFNKQDNYNQPGTGVVPVIPNYASLSYGAFAIQRFQRDAWLLEAGVRYDYKYLNADGYDMYSQRYGGEHNFHNFTYTLGGTMPISRVSQLKSNIGVAWRAPQVNELYSSGLHHGAGTYDLGDDKLESETGVKWVTSLLLNNENKRWNVNLDFYIQYIKNYIYDYPTGEVQTLFSGVYPIFQYTQANAFFRGADLDATVRLLNKNRVAQVGNPTSLDYHLKASVVWANEVKTGRYFPFIPAPRLSQSLEYNKTHRNSLLSRMSASIGHTFVAKQTHFEPSQELVPTTPDAYHLFEASIGGTLDIGKRQTLDIRLSAENLFNTEYKEYTNRFRYYAHDLGRNVYLRINYNF